Proteins encoded together in one uncultured Desulfosarcina sp. window:
- the carB gene encoding carbamoyl-phosphate synthase large subunit — translation MPRREDIHKILIIGSGPIVIGQACEFDYSGTQACKALRSLGYEIVLVNSNPATIMTDPGLADVTYIEPLNVKVLTEIIAAERPDAVLPNLGGQSALNLTADLYRQGVLEKYGIQVIGVSPDAIERGEDRTAFKKTMNRLGIEMPRSQAVESVVDAEGIARELGYPVVIRPAYTMGGTGGGLVFNVEELRIVAARGIAASLIGQVLVEESVLGWEELELEVVRDAKNQMITVCFIENVDAMGVHTGDSYCTAPMLTIDPALQQRLQEYSYAIVEAIEVIGGTNVQFAHDPKTGRVVVIEINPRTSRSSALASKATGFPIARVSSLLAGGLTMDEIPYWRDGTLEKYTPSGDYVVVKFPRWAFEKFEGIEDRLGTQMRAVGEVMSIGKTYKEAFQKSIRSLEINRYGLGFAKDFATLPLETLMQRLTAATSERQFLMYEALRKGAAIEDLAALTHIKPWFIEQMKELVALEEEILAHRGGPLPDELLKRAKQDGFADRYLSKLLNVPEKTIRDQRTAMGVVEAWEPVPVSGVENAAYYFSTYNAPDRVTVSGRPKIMVLGGGPNRIGQGIEFDYCCVHAALAIRDAGYESIMVNCNPETVSTDYDTSDKLYFEPLTVEDVLSIYAKEKPEGVIIQFGGQTPLNIARELAEAGVPILGTTPDTIDLAEDRDRFRKIMQELGIPQPESGMAASLEEAREIAARIGYPLMVRPSYVLGGRGMEIVHDDTMLARYVNAAVELSPERPILIDKFLDNAIEAEADAIADGRDAFVPAVMEHIELAGIHSGDSACVIPPISLGPKHIDTIREYTRRIATALNVVGLMNIQYAIYENTVYILEANPRASRTVPIVSKVCGLSMARVATQIVLGRTLEELQLKDRRNHHYGVKEAVFPFNMFPEVDPVLGPEMRSTGEVLGLSHSFGRAFFKAQEATQTALPLEGTVLFTVADRDKTAAIEPVRRFRELGFRIMATEGTHRFFAERGIETELVSKLDLGRPNLVDAIKCGDIQLLVNTPSGSKSAQDSSDIRRAAIKYKIPYITTTAAAIAAAKGIAARREGAPKVRSLQDYHAMIE, via the coding sequence ATGCCCAGACGCGAGGATATCCATAAAATTCTGATCATCGGTTCCGGCCCCATTGTCATCGGGCAGGCATGCGAATTCGATTATTCCGGAACCCAGGCCTGCAAGGCCCTGCGGTCCCTGGGCTACGAGATCGTGCTGGTCAATTCGAATCCGGCCACGATCATGACCGATCCCGGCCTCGCGGATGTGACCTACATCGAACCCCTCAACGTCAAGGTGCTGACCGAGATCATCGCCGCCGAGCGGCCCGACGCCGTGCTGCCCAACCTGGGGGGCCAATCCGCCCTGAACCTCACCGCCGATCTGTACCGTCAGGGGGTGCTGGAGAAATACGGCATCCAGGTCATCGGCGTCAGCCCGGATGCCATCGAGCGCGGCGAAGACCGCACCGCCTTCAAAAAGACCATGAACCGCCTGGGCATCGAAATGCCGCGCAGCCAGGCCGTGGAGAGTGTCGTGGATGCCGAAGGGATCGCCCGGGAACTAGGCTATCCGGTGGTGATTCGCCCGGCCTACACCATGGGCGGCACCGGCGGCGGGCTGGTGTTCAATGTCGAGGAGCTGCGCATTGTCGCGGCCCGAGGGATCGCCGCCAGCCTGATCGGCCAGGTGCTGGTGGAGGAATCGGTGCTGGGCTGGGAGGAACTGGAACTGGAGGTGGTCCGGGACGCCAAAAACCAGATGATCACGGTCTGCTTCATCGAAAACGTCGATGCCATGGGCGTTCACACGGGCGACAGTTACTGCACGGCGCCCATGCTGACCATCGACCCCGCCCTCCAGCAGCGCCTCCAGGAGTACTCCTACGCCATCGTCGAGGCCATCGAGGTCATCGGGGGCACCAACGTCCAGTTCGCCCACGATCCCAAAACCGGCCGGGTGGTGGTGATCGAAATCAACCCGCGCACCTCGCGCTCCTCGGCCCTGGCCTCCAAAGCCACCGGATTTCCCATCGCCCGGGTTTCCTCGCTTCTGGCCGGCGGGCTGACCATGGACGAGATCCCCTACTGGCGCGACGGCACGCTTGAGAAATACACGCCTTCGGGCGACTACGTGGTGGTGAAGTTCCCGCGCTGGGCCTTCGAGAAATTCGAGGGCATCGAAGACCGCCTCGGCACCCAGATGCGGGCCGTGGGCGAGGTGATGAGCATTGGCAAGACATACAAGGAAGCCTTTCAGAAATCCATCCGCAGCCTGGAAATCAACCGCTACGGCCTGGGGTTCGCCAAAGACTTTGCCACGTTGCCGCTGGAGACCCTGATGCAGCGGCTGACCGCGGCCACCAGCGAACGTCAGTTCCTGATGTACGAGGCGCTGCGCAAGGGTGCCGCCATCGAGGACCTTGCCGCCCTGACCCACATCAAACCCTGGTTTATCGAACAGATGAAGGAACTGGTGGCGCTGGAAGAGGAGATTCTGGCCCACCGGGGCGGTCCGCTGCCCGATGAACTGCTCAAGCGCGCCAAACAGGACGGCTTTGCCGACCGCTACCTGTCGAAGCTGTTGAATGTGCCGGAAAAAACCATCCGGGATCAGCGCACGGCCATGGGCGTCGTCGAGGCCTGGGAGCCGGTGCCGGTCAGCGGCGTCGAAAATGCCGCCTATTATTTTTCAACCTACAATGCACCGGACCGGGTCACGGTCAGCGGGCGGCCCAAAATCATGGTGCTGGGGGGCGGGCCTAACCGCATCGGCCAGGGCATCGAGTTCGACTACTGCTGCGTCCACGCCGCGTTGGCCATCCGGGACGCCGGCTACGAGTCCATCATGGTCAATTGCAACCCGGAAACGGTTTCCACCGATTACGACACTTCGGACAAGCTCTATTTCGAGCCCCTGACCGTGGAAGACGTGCTGAGCATTTACGCCAAGGAGAAACCCGAAGGGGTCATCATCCAGTTCGGCGGGCAGACTCCGCTCAATATCGCCCGTGAACTGGCCGAAGCCGGTGTCCCCATCCTGGGCACCACGCCGGACACCATCGACCTGGCCGAGGACCGCGACCGTTTCCGGAAGATCATGCAGGAACTGGGCATTCCCCAGCCCGAATCGGGCATGGCGGCCAGCCTCGAAGAGGCGCGGGAGATCGCCGCGCGCATCGGCTACCCGCTGATGGTCCGTCCTTCCTATGTTTTAGGCGGCCGGGGCATGGAGATCGTACACGATGACACGATGCTGGCCCGCTACGTCAATGCGGCGGTGGAGCTTTCGCCCGAACGCCCCATTCTGATCGACAAGTTTCTGGACAACGCCATCGAAGCCGAGGCCGACGCCATCGCCGACGGCCGCGATGCTTTCGTGCCGGCTGTGATGGAGCACATCGAACTGGCCGGCATCCACTCCGGCGATTCGGCCTGCGTGATTCCGCCCATCAGTCTGGGGCCCAAGCACATCGATACGATCCGGGAGTACACGCGCCGGATCGCCACGGCCCTGAACGTGGTCGGGCTGATGAATATCCAGTATGCCATTTACGAAAATACGGTCTATATCCTGGAAGCCAATCCCCGGGCCTCGCGGACCGTGCCCATCGTATCCAAGGTCTGCGGGCTCTCTATGGCCCGGGTGGCCACCCAGATCGTGCTCGGGCGCACCCTCGAGGAACTGCAGCTCAAGGACCGCCGCAACCACCATTACGGGGTCAAGGAGGCGGTCTTCCCCTTTAACATGTTTCCCGAGGTGGACCCGGTGCTCGGGCCGGAGATGCGCTCGACCGGCGAGGTGCTGGGGCTTTCCCATTCCTTCGGGCGGGCGTTTTTCAAGGCTCAGGAGGCCACCCAGACCGCGCTGCCGCTGGAAGGCACCGTGCTCTTCACGGTGGCCGACCGGGACAAGACCGCCGCCATCGAACCCGTGCGCCGGTTCCGGGAACTGGGCTTTAGGATCATGGCCACCGAAGGCACCCACCGCTTTTTTGCAGAGCGCGGCATCGAAACCGAGCTGGTTTCCAAGCTCGACCTGGGCCGGCCCAACCTGGTGGATGCCATCAAGTGCGGCGACATTCAGCTGCTCGTCAACACGCCCAGCGGCAGCAAAAGCGCCCAGGACAGTTCGGATATCCGTCGAGCGGCCATCAAGTACAAGATTCCTTACATTACCACCACCGCGGCAGCCATCGCGGCGGCCAAGGGCATTGCCGCCAGGCGGGAAGGCGCTCCCAAGGTGCGCTCTTTGCAGGATTACCATGCTATGATCGAATAA
- a CDS encoding YigZ family protein: MPTKIRGTITRIPNRREPPMFALSREALYEEEIKKSRFIVKAARVSSSEAAMAFLERVREARATHNCWAYRIGQEYRFSDDGEPGGTAGRPILNAIEKQDIDGVMVVVVRYFGGIKLGAGGLARAYGGCAAKCLQQAKLERIVPQAKVRLQVGFDQIGALYAIIDQFGAIKLAETYTDSGLDIQLQVDRTKRQALVTALTDASGGSIRLLEES, translated from the coding sequence ATGCCTACGAAAATCCGCGGCACGATCACGAGAATTCCTAACCGACGGGAACCGCCCATGTTTGCCCTGAGCCGGGAAGCGCTGTACGAAGAGGAGATTAAAAAAAGCCGGTTCATCGTCAAGGCCGCCCGCGTTTCCAGTTCCGAGGCGGCCATGGCGTTTCTGGAAAGGGTCCGCGAAGCGCGGGCCACGCACAACTGCTGGGCCTATCGCATCGGCCAGGAGTATCGTTTTTCCGACGACGGGGAACCCGGGGGAACGGCGGGCAGACCGATTTTAAACGCCATCGAAAAGCAGGACATCGACGGGGTCATGGTGGTAGTGGTCCGTTATTTCGGGGGCATCAAACTGGGCGCCGGAGGCCTGGCCCGCGCCTACGGCGGATGCGCGGCCAAATGCCTTCAGCAGGCCAAACTGGAGCGGATCGTACCCCAGGCAAAAGTCCGCTTGCAGGTCGGTTTCGACCAGATCGGCGCCCTGTATGCCATCATCGACCAGTTCGGCGCAATCAAACTGGCCGAAACGTACACGGACAGCGGCCTCGACATCCAACTGCAGGTGGACCGGACCAAACGTCAGGCCCTGGTCACGGCCCTGACCGATGCCAGCGGAGGCAGCATCCGTTTGCTGGAGGAAAGCTGA
- a CDS encoding type II CAAX endopeptidase family protein — MGSARISAAFLLKSLLAVAVIEAAAAALSAAAPLPRLWLITATRTVQLAVLLALARRQTGGWPMLGLERSTLAPGIRSGLIWSAGFAAAAGLMFLGLFMAGKNPLAMIRSPLPAAPADKALFFFVGGIVAPAAEEVVFRGLIFGYLRRWGLAAALLISTGLFAAIHTGVALPVTQIVGGVVFALAYHQCGSLMAPIVIHTLGNLAIFALSLFAA; from the coding sequence ATGGGTTCAGCCCGAATCTCCGCAGCTTTCCTACTGAAATCGCTGCTGGCCGTGGCCGTTATAGAGGCAGCGGCCGCTGCCCTGTCTGCCGCCGCTCCCCTGCCCCGGCTCTGGCTGATCACCGCGACCCGGACCGTGCAATTGGCCGTTCTGCTGGCCCTGGCCCGCAGGCAAACCGGCGGATGGCCAATGCTGGGACTGGAACGCAGCACCCTTGCCCCCGGCATTCGAAGCGGATTGATCTGGTCGGCCGGATTTGCCGCGGCAGCCGGCCTGATGTTTCTGGGCCTTTTCATGGCCGGCAAAAATCCCCTTGCCATGATCCGCTCGCCGCTGCCGGCGGCCCCTGCGGACAAGGCCCTGTTTTTCTTCGTGGGCGGGATCGTGGCGCCGGCGGCCGAGGAAGTCGTCTTCCGGGGGCTGATTTTCGGGTACCTGCGGCGCTGGGGGCTTGCGGCGGCCCTTTTGATCTCCACCGGGCTTTTCGCCGCCATCCATACGGGCGTAGCCCTGCCGGTAACCCAGATCGTGGGCGGCGTGGTCTTCGCCCTGGCCTACCACCAGTGCGGCAGCCTCATGGCGCCCATCGTGATCCACACGCTCGGCAACCTGGCCATTTTCGCACTCTCCCTATTCGCGGCTTGA
- a CDS encoding HEAT repeat domain-containing protein — MKRRLFAPAVLLIGLLSAQVVATAHVYLSNLGLLQTTETVMRAGYLAVPNAFVAQKLDSLATAMAGGLFFTLSIGAGLSLVTLAAVWLWDRAFQRRLKATFFYLLVWACGLILANANGWNLVATTYTVVVPLVTAVAAVQLLPPKTTLFSPLGVLWPVSAAIVLALLWGMVMDRHMFTNIRDHLLLGNRAGQAVTAAYYAYTLFPAEAFKSLEQKQIRTCVLDSSLPPALGPQLEKTLRSHDYLPVAAGHPADLTLAQDSQSMQLELISGHRTVLRVSEKELLTRPDEVLTRYSQKLDRDGMFRKLTLTCLLLGFPLVLFAFFFSALSCLPDLFMTVNLSNVIAAGVCVLVGVILLVPVYQGHSAPPAGTAAATAFSAASANVRIAALRQACDDRRDVFRQVQAQGLEKSPHVAVRYWLARSLAYAKHPNAHAMLLDLADDPVPVVACQALWAMGQRKDRQAIPEIIERIDTSSHWYIQMYAYRALRTLGWVQPESPQLSY; from the coding sequence ATGAAACGCCGCCTCTTCGCACCGGCCGTCCTTCTCATCGGCCTGCTGAGCGCTCAGGTCGTGGCCACCGCCCACGTCTACCTCTCCAATCTGGGCCTGCTGCAAACCACCGAGACGGTGATGCGCGCGGGCTACCTGGCCGTTCCCAATGCCTTCGTCGCCCAAAAACTCGATTCGCTGGCCACCGCCATGGCCGGCGGGCTGTTTTTCACCCTGAGCATCGGCGCCGGCCTCTCTCTGGTCACCCTGGCTGCCGTGTGGCTATGGGACCGGGCGTTCCAGCGTCGGCTCAAAGCCACCTTTTTCTATCTGCTGGTGTGGGCCTGCGGACTGATCCTCGCCAACGCCAACGGCTGGAACCTGGTGGCCACCACCTACACTGTGGTGGTGCCGCTGGTGACCGCTGTCGCCGCCGTCCAGTTGCTGCCGCCCAAAACCACCCTGTTTTCCCCTCTGGGCGTTTTGTGGCCGGTATCGGCCGCCATCGTCCTGGCCCTGCTCTGGGGGATGGTGATGGACCGCCATATGTTCACCAATATCCGCGACCATCTGCTGCTGGGCAACCGGGCCGGGCAAGCCGTCACCGCCGCCTACTACGCCTACACCCTCTTTCCGGCCGAGGCCTTCAAATCGCTGGAGCAAAAGCAGATCCGCACCTGCGTGCTGGACAGTTCCCTGCCCCCGGCCCTTGGTCCACAACTCGAGAAAACGCTTCGCAGCCATGACTACCTGCCCGTGGCGGCCGGCCATCCGGCCGATCTGACCCTTGCCCAAGACAGTCAGTCCATGCAACTGGAACTGATCAGCGGCCATCGAACCGTGCTTCGGGTCTCCGAAAAAGAGCTGCTCACCCGCCCCGACGAGGTGCTGACCCGCTATTCGCAGAAACTGGACCGCGACGGCATGTTCCGGAAACTGACCCTGACCTGCCTTCTGCTGGGCTTCCCGCTGGTCCTGTTTGCATTTTTTTTCAGCGCCCTGAGCTGTCTGCCGGATCTTTTCATGACCGTCAACCTGTCCAACGTCATTGCGGCCGGGGTCTGCGTCCTGGTGGGCGTGATCCTGCTGGTCCCGGTCTACCAGGGGCATTCCGCCCCTCCGGCGGGCACGGCGGCTGCCACGGCCTTTTCCGCGGCTTCGGCCAACGTACGCATCGCGGCCCTGCGGCAGGCCTGCGATGACCGGCGGGACGTTTTCAGGCAGGTGCAAGCCCAGGGGCTGGAGAAAAGCCCCCATGTCGCCGTACGCTACTGGCTGGCCCGCAGCCTGGCCTATGCGAAACATCCGAACGCCCACGCCATGCTGCTCGACCTTGCCGACGACCCGGTGCCCGTTGTAGCCTGCCAGGCACTGTGGGCCATGGGCCAGCGCAAGGATCGGCAAGCGATTCCCGAAATCATCGAACGGATCGACACTTCTTCCCACTGGTACATCCAGATGTACGCCTACCGCGCCTTGAGGACACTGGGATGGGTTCAGCCCGAATCTCCGCAGCTTTCCTACTGA
- a CDS encoding acetyl-CoA C-acetyltransferase: MREVVIVSGARTAVGSFGGCLKSVPVVDLGATVMKEAVKRAGIAPQASDALKAAAPKALKDQGLVELEKNAMDWSEDVPKVSIDEVIMGNVLQAGQGQNPARQAMIRAGLPKETPAFSINKVCGSGLKAIALGAMAIMTGESDVVLAGGMENMSLAPMALPKARWGHRMELTGTGDIYDLMVFDGLYEIFYGYHMGMTAENIASLYNISRQEQDELGVLSHNRARAAITGGLFAEEIVPVTIKSRKGDIVVDTDERPMDTNMEKMAKLRPAFKKDGTVTAGNASGINDGAAAVLLMSAEKAADLGLEPILKIKAFRSGGLDPAYMGLGPVPAINKLLAATGMTMADIEMIELNEAFASQAIGCMRELDIATDRPNELGSGISLGHPIGCTGARQMVTAMHHMKRKGYSTGLISMCIGGGMGMAMVVEK; this comes from the coding sequence ATGAGAGAGGTCGTCATTGTCAGCGGAGCCAGGACTGCGGTGGGATCGTTCGGAGGGTGTTTGAAAAGCGTTCCGGTGGTGGATCTGGGCGCCACCGTCATGAAGGAAGCCGTGAAGCGAGCCGGCATTGCCCCCCAAGCCAGCGACGCCCTGAAGGCGGCGGCACCGAAGGCCTTGAAAGACCAGGGACTCGTCGAACTGGAAAAAAATGCCATGGACTGGTCCGAGGACGTTCCCAAGGTATCCATCGATGAAGTCATCATGGGCAACGTGCTCCAGGCGGGCCAGGGCCAGAACCCCGCCCGGCAGGCCATGATTCGCGCCGGGCTTCCCAAGGAGACGCCGGCCTTCTCCATCAACAAGGTTTGCGGCAGCGGCCTGAAAGCCATCGCTTTAGGGGCTATGGCCATCATGACCGGGGAGTCGGACGTGGTGCTGGCCGGCGGCATGGAGAACATGAGCCTGGCGCCCATGGCCCTGCCCAAGGCCCGCTGGGGACACCGTATGGAGCTTACCGGTACCGGCGATATCTACGACCTGATGGTGTTTGACGGTCTGTACGAAATTTTTTACGGCTACCACATGGGAATGACCGCCGAAAACATTGCCAGCCTTTATAACATCAGCCGTCAGGAGCAGGACGAACTGGGCGTTCTCAGCCACAACCGCGCCCGGGCCGCCATTACCGGGGGGCTGTTCGCCGAGGAAATCGTGCCCGTGACCATCAAGTCCCGCAAGGGGGACATCGTCGTGGACACCGACGAACGCCCCATGGACACCAATATGGAAAAAATGGCCAAACTGAGGCCGGCATTCAAGAAAGACGGCACCGTAACGGCCGGCAATGCCTCGGGCATCAACGACGGCGCCGCCGCCGTTCTGCTGATGAGCGCAGAGAAGGCCGCCGACCTGGGCCTGGAGCCGATCCTCAAAATCAAGGCCTTCCGCTCCGGCGGACTGGACCCGGCGTACATGGGACTGGGGCCGGTTCCGGCCATCAATAAGCTGCTGGCCGCCACCGGGATGACCATGGCCGACATCGAGATGATCGAACTCAACGAGGCCTTTGCCTCCCAGGCCATCGGCTGCATGCGGGAACTGGACATCGCAACCGACCGCCCCAACGAACTGGGCAGCGGCATCTCCCTGGGCCACCCCATCGGCTGCACCGGCGCCCGCCAGATGGTTACCGCAATGCATCACATGAAGCGCAAGGGCTATTCCACCGGCCTGATCTCCATGTGCATCGGCGGCGGCATGGGGATGGCGATGGTGGTCGAAAAGTGA
- a CDS encoding AI-2E family transporter — protein sequence MEDRTSQNRILWFFLACFIISIYLMGWLLSPFFSIIVLGAVVTGAFYPVYRKTASFEKIGPGMASFLTCTLIFFILFVPIVFFVGVLTQEAYELVQLARSPALSSFVTTHFTNSAMLERINPLLANLDIAITGEELKNTISDIGRVVGLFLYDQARAIASNTFSFLVNFFLMLLVIFFLLIDGPKLVRFLMDLSPLPEEQDARLIEKFSGMAGAILVGNGLCGAIQGLAGGLVFWIFGLQSAFLWGFIMALLAFLPIIGIGAVFVPTVIFLFLKGRIGTGLFFLIFYLLLSGGVEYILKPRVVGQRVQMHTLLVFLSIIGGLKLFGILGIIYGPLIATAFLTFTEIYHSSYQNLIEHSQP from the coding sequence ATGGAGGACCGGACCTCCCAAAATCGGATACTATGGTTTTTTCTGGCCTGTTTTATCATTTCCATCTATCTCATGGGGTGGTTGCTGTCGCCCTTTTTTTCCATCATCGTTCTGGGGGCGGTGGTCACCGGCGCCTTTTACCCCGTGTACCGCAAGACCGCGTCCTTTGAGAAAATCGGTCCCGGCATGGCCTCTTTTTTGACTTGCACGTTGATTTTTTTCATCCTGTTCGTTCCCATTGTTTTCTTTGTCGGGGTGCTGACCCAGGAGGCCTACGAACTGGTGCAACTGGCCAGGAGTCCGGCGCTTTCCAGCTTCGTTACCACCCATTTCACCAACAGCGCTATGCTGGAGCGTATCAATCCGCTGTTGGCCAATCTCGATATCGCAATCACCGGCGAGGAGCTGAAAAACACCATTTCCGATATCGGCCGGGTCGTGGGCTTGTTTCTTTACGACCAGGCCCGGGCCATTGCCTCCAACACGTTCTCTTTTCTGGTCAATTTTTTTCTGATGCTGCTGGTCATCTTTTTTCTGCTCATCGACGGCCCGAAACTAGTGCGGTTTCTCATGGATCTGTCCCCCCTGCCCGAAGAGCAGGATGCACGGCTGATCGAAAAATTCAGCGGGATGGCCGGCGCCATCCTCGTCGGCAACGGCCTGTGCGGCGCCATCCAGGGCCTGGCCGGCGGCCTGGTGTTCTGGATTTTCGGCCTGCAGTCGGCTTTTCTGTGGGGCTTCATCATGGCCCTTCTGGCCTTTCTGCCGATCATCGGCATCGGTGCGGTGTTCGTCCCCACGGTCATTTTTCTTTTCCTCAAAGGGCGCATCGGCACCGGCCTCTTTTTTCTGATTTTTTATCTGTTGCTGTCCGGCGGCGTGGAATATATTCTGAAACCCAGAGTGGTGGGACAGCGGGTTCAGATGCACACCCTGCTGGTCTTTTTGTCCATCATCGGCGGGCTGAAGCTTTTCGGCATCCTGGGCATTATTTACGGACCTTTGATCGCCACCGCCTTTCTGACATTTACCGAGATTTACCATAGCAGTTACCAGAACTTGATCGAACACTCCCAACCCTGA
- the gyrA gene encoding DNA gyrase subunit A: MNDNLNEVVPGPEISIEAEMKKSYLDYAMSVIIGRALPDVRDGLKPVHRRVLYAMRDLKNDYNKPYKKSARIVGDVIGKYHPHGDSAVYDTIVRLAQDFSMRYPLVDGQGNFGSIDGDPAAAMRYTEVRMMRLAHEMLEDLDKETVNFVPNYDESLEEPSVLPTKFPALLVNGSSGIAVGMATNIPPHNLSEVIEGIKALIDNPEITCAQLMAHIPGPDFPTAGVIHGIQGIRDAYETGRGIVRMRARVNVEEDKKTGQETIVVTEIPYQVNKARLIEKIAELMKHKVIEGLRYVRDESDRRGMRIAMGVKKDHMSGVVVNQLYKHTQMASSFGIILLAVVNNRPEILDLKQILENFVLHRKDVVVRRTRYDLNKAEARAHILEGLKVALDNLDAVVQMIRESKTPPEAKERLINAFDLSAIQAQAILDMRLQRLTGLERDKIVEEYEAVLKDIARFKEILGSEQFVLGIIKNELDILKGDFGDARRTEILTDTRELTIEDMIAEEDMVVTITNTGYIKRNPITLYQSQRRGGKGKTAMGTKEEDYVSHLFVASTHHYFLFFTNLGKVYWCKVYDIPQAGRQSRGKAIVNLLDFSEGERMTAVLAVPEFEPGLHILMATRNGTVKKTDLMAFSRPRTGGIIALGLAEGDELIAVKLSDGTQNVFLGTAGGKSIRFHESDVRPTGRIARGVRGMSLAAGDRVVGMEVMQHGQTLFAITENGYGKRTSIDEYPIHRRGGKGVITIKTNERNGQVVNIILVHDEDDLMMVTDTGKLIRIPVSGTSVISRNTQGVRLIDLAQRERVVSAAGLAEKEDENDDADAPVQPSEE, translated from the coding sequence ATGAACGACAACCTGAACGAAGTGGTACCCGGCCCCGAGATCAGCATCGAAGCCGAGATGAAGAAGTCCTATCTCGATTATGCCATGAGCGTGATCATCGGCAGAGCCCTTCCCGATGTGCGCGACGGGCTCAAGCCCGTTCACCGCCGCGTGCTGTATGCCATGCGGGACCTGAAGAACGACTACAACAAACCGTACAAAAAATCGGCCCGCATTGTCGGTGACGTGATCGGTAAATACCATCCCCACGGCGACAGCGCGGTTTACGACACCATCGTCCGCCTGGCCCAGGATTTTTCCATGCGCTACCCGTTGGTGGACGGCCAGGGCAACTTCGGCTCCATCGACGGCGATCCGGCTGCCGCCATGCGGTACACGGAAGTCCGCATGATGCGCCTGGCCCACGAAATGCTCGAGGACCTGGACAAGGAAACCGTCAACTTCGTACCCAACTACGACGAGTCCCTCGAGGAGCCGTCGGTGCTGCCGACCAAGTTTCCGGCCCTGCTGGTCAACGGATCATCGGGAATCGCCGTGGGTATGGCCACCAACATTCCGCCCCACAACCTTTCCGAGGTGATCGAAGGCATCAAGGCCCTGATCGACAATCCGGAAATCACCTGCGCGCAGCTCATGGCCCACATTCCGGGACCGGATTTTCCCACCGCCGGTGTCATCCACGGTATCCAGGGCATCCGGGACGCCTACGAGACCGGTCGGGGCATCGTCCGTATGCGTGCGCGGGTGAATGTGGAAGAAGACAAGAAAACCGGACAGGAAACCATCGTTGTCACCGAGATTCCCTACCAGGTGAACAAGGCGCGGCTGATCGAAAAGATCGCCGAATTGATGAAGCACAAGGTGATCGAGGGGCTGCGGTATGTGCGCGACGAGTCCGACCGGCGGGGTATGCGCATTGCCATGGGTGTGAAAAAGGACCACATGTCCGGTGTGGTCGTCAATCAGTTGTACAAGCACACCCAGATGGCCAGCAGTTTCGGGATCATTCTGCTGGCGGTGGTCAATAACCGTCCGGAGATTCTCGATCTGAAGCAGATCCTGGAAAACTTCGTCCTGCACCGCAAGGATGTCGTCGTCCGCCGCACCCGCTACGATCTAAACAAGGCCGAAGCTCGGGCCCATATTCTCGAAGGGTTGAAGGTGGCCCTGGACAACCTGGACGCAGTGGTCCAGATGATCCGCGAATCCAAAACGCCGCCGGAAGCCAAAGAGCGCCTGATTAATGCATTCGACCTCAGCGCGATCCAGGCCCAGGCGATTCTGGACATGCGCCTGCAGCGCCTCACGGGGCTGGAGCGGGACAAGATTGTCGAAGAGTACGAGGCGGTGCTCAAGGACATCGCCCGTTTCAAGGAGATCCTGGGCAGCGAGCAGTTCGTGCTGGGCATCATCAAAAACGAGCTGGACATCCTCAAAGGAGACTTCGGCGATGCGCGCCGTACGGAAATTCTCACCGATACCCGCGAGTTGACCATCGAGGACATGATCGCCGAGGAAGACATGGTGGTGACCATCACCAACACCGGCTACATCAAACGCAATCCTATTACCCTGTACCAGAGCCAGCGGCGGGGCGGCAAAGGCAAGACCGCCATGGGCACCAAGGAAGAGGATTATGTCTCGCACCTGTTTGTGGCTTCCACCCACCACTACTTCCTCTTTTTCACCAACCTGGGAAAGGTTTACTGGTGCAAGGTCTACGACATCCCCCAGGCCGGCCGCCAGAGCCGGGGCAAGGCCATCGTCAACCTGCTGGACTTCAGCGAGGGCGAGCGGATGACTGCCGTGCTGGCCGTGCCCGAGTTCGAGCCAGGCCTGCACATCCTCATGGCCACGCGCAACGGAACGGTTAAAAAGACCGATTTGATGGCCTTTTCTCGTCCCCGGACCGGCGGCATCATCGCCCTGGGGCTGGCCGAGGGCGACGAACTGATTGCCGTCAAACTTTCCGACGGCACCCAGAACGTGTTTCTGGGAACCGCCGGCGGAAAGTCCATCCGCTTCCACGAATCGGATGTGCGTCCCACCGGCCGGATCGCCCGCGGCGTGCGCGGCATGAGCCTGGCTGCGGGCGACCGCGTGGTGGGTATGGAGGTCATGCAGCATGGCCAAACCCTGTTTGCCATCACGGAGAACGGCTACGGCAAACGCACCTCCATCGACGAATACCCCATTCACCGGCGGGGCGGGAAAGGGGTGATCACCATCAAAACCAACGAACGCAACGGCCAGGTGGTCAACATCATCCTGGTTCACGATGAAGACGACCTGATGATGGTGACCGATACGGGCAAGCTGATCCGCATCCCGGTTTCCGGCACATCGGTGATCAGCCGCAACACCCAGGGGGTGCGGCTGATCGATCTGGCGCAGAGGGAGCGCGTGGTCAGCGCCGCCGGATTGGCGGAAAAGGAAGACGAAAACGATGACGCCGATGCGCCGGTTCAACCTTCAGAGGAATAG